One genomic segment of Occultella kanbiaonis includes these proteins:
- a CDS encoding GlxA family transcriptional regulator, whose product MPTRARHRVAVLVRDGVLPMELGLVHQVFAEAKTSDGGPLYEVRTAAPVPGQVRTDADFPITVAHGPAALAWADTVIVPASHSPAETDSTGRLGPELAAALARIRPGTRIASICTGSFVLAAAGLLDGRKATTHWKSAAQFRAWFPAVDLDPNVLYVDSGDVLTSAGEASGLDLCLHLVRRDHGVAVANTAARHLVVPPHRDGGQAQFIERPVPVGPRSVTSGARDWAVANLDRPLPLAELAERSAVSVRTLTRAFRAEFGLSPGQWVTRQRLERARHLLEHSDLPVDRIAGAAGFGTATSLRAHLQASLGVSPSAYRRTFRGSEPALPA is encoded by the coding sequence ATGCCTACTCGTGCCCGCCACCGGGTCGCCGTGCTCGTCCGCGACGGCGTGCTCCCGATGGAGCTCGGCCTCGTGCACCAGGTGTTCGCCGAGGCCAAGACCTCCGACGGCGGACCGCTCTATGAGGTCCGCACGGCTGCCCCGGTGCCCGGCCAGGTCCGCACCGACGCCGACTTCCCGATCACGGTGGCTCATGGCCCGGCCGCACTCGCCTGGGCGGACACGGTGATCGTGCCGGCGTCGCACTCCCCGGCCGAGACCGACAGCACCGGCCGCCTCGGGCCGGAACTCGCCGCCGCGCTGGCCAGGATCCGTCCGGGTACCCGGATCGCGTCGATCTGCACGGGCTCGTTCGTCCTTGCCGCGGCCGGCCTGCTGGACGGGCGCAAGGCCACCACGCACTGGAAGTCCGCGGCGCAGTTCCGCGCGTGGTTCCCAGCCGTGGACCTGGACCCGAACGTGCTCTACGTGGACAGCGGGGACGTGCTCACGTCCGCGGGCGAGGCGTCCGGACTTGACCTGTGCCTGCACCTGGTCCGCCGCGACCACGGCGTCGCGGTCGCGAACACCGCCGCCCGGCACCTCGTGGTCCCGCCACACCGCGACGGCGGCCAGGCCCAGTTCATCGAGCGGCCGGTCCCGGTCGGTCCGCGGTCGGTCACGAGCGGCGCACGGGACTGGGCGGTGGCCAACCTGGATCGGCCGCTGCCGCTGGCCGAGCTCGCCGAGCGGTCCGCCGTCAGTGTGCGAACCCTGACCCGGGCGTTCCGGGCCGAGTTCGGCCTCTCCCCCGGTCAATGGGTGACCCGGCAGCGCCTCGAGCGCGCCCGCCACCTGCTCGAGCACAGCGACCTGCCGGTCGACCGGATCGCCGGCGCCGCCGGGTTCGGCACCGCCACGTCGCTGCGCGCGCACCTGCAGGCGAGCCTCGGGGTCTCCCCGAGCGCCTACCGGCGCACGTTCCGCGGAAGCGAGCCCGCCCTGCCGGCCTGA
- a CDS encoding glucoamylase family protein → MRKRLLAAVTGVVLVATPAAVATAAPQPTGPTGPAPSGINADLTRADRQELRRWAADTWASFEAMTDETTGLPADNIEGDLDPATRSGYTSPTNIGAYLWSTVAARDIGLISRTEARHRMAQTLDTLAGMERHEPSGMFYNWYDEATGAKLVEFPGSGEVIHPFVSTVDNGWFAAALMVVRSAEPRLRAQAQDLLDGMNFAFFHNPDARGGDLPGWNRGGFWVDEPPAEQCNVPGNYGDPAGAPLYYTCHHYDLLNSETRIAVYVGIALGQIPQEAYYSLWRTFPDTCDWDWAEQQPIGTTRSYLGIDVYEGTFAYEDLHMVPTWGGSMFEELMPDLFVPEQRWAPDSWGANHPLAVQAHIRHGLDEADYGYWGFSPASNPFGGYNAYGVDVIGMQSDGYFSDIEGTDVDGGFGDCREGANPEPEFGDGVVTPHAAFLAIPYAPREAVDNLAGIEDELGAYGPGGFFDSVAVSGTAAERYLSLDQGMILGALGNVLGHDALHRYFARGEVAQVIRPLIGMEEFSSGVF, encoded by the coding sequence ATGCGAAAGCGACTACTCGCCGCAGTCACCGGCGTGGTCCTCGTGGCCACCCCGGCCGCCGTGGCCACCGCGGCACCGCAACCGACCGGACCGACGGGCCCTGCGCCGTCGGGCATCAATGCCGACCTGACCCGCGCGGACCGACAGGAGCTGCGCCGCTGGGCCGCGGACACCTGGGCCTCGTTCGAGGCCATGACCGATGAGACCACCGGCCTGCCGGCGGACAACATCGAGGGTGACCTCGACCCGGCCACCCGCTCCGGGTACACGTCGCCGACGAACATCGGCGCGTACCTGTGGAGCACCGTCGCGGCCCGGGACATCGGCCTGATCTCGAGGACCGAGGCGCGTCACCGGATGGCGCAGACCCTCGACACGCTGGCCGGGATGGAGCGCCACGAACCCAGCGGCATGTTCTACAACTGGTACGACGAGGCCACCGGCGCCAAGCTCGTCGAGTTCCCGGGCAGCGGTGAGGTGATCCACCCGTTCGTGTCCACGGTGGACAACGGCTGGTTCGCCGCCGCGCTGATGGTGGTCCGCAGCGCCGAGCCGCGGCTGCGCGCCCAGGCGCAGGACCTCCTGGACGGGATGAACTTCGCGTTCTTCCACAACCCGGACGCGCGCGGGGGAGACCTGCCCGGCTGGAACCGGGGCGGGTTCTGGGTCGACGAGCCCCCGGCCGAGCAGTGCAACGTGCCCGGCAACTACGGCGACCCGGCCGGTGCGCCGCTCTACTACACGTGCCACCACTACGACCTGCTGAACTCCGAGACCCGGATCGCCGTCTACGTCGGGATCGCGCTCGGCCAGATCCCGCAGGAGGCGTACTACTCGCTGTGGCGCACGTTCCCGGACACCTGCGACTGGGACTGGGCGGAGCAACAGCCCATCGGGACCACCCGCAGCTACCTCGGGATCGACGTCTACGAGGGCACGTTCGCCTACGAGGACCTGCACATGGTGCCCACCTGGGGCGGGTCCATGTTCGAGGAGCTGATGCCGGACCTGTTCGTGCCCGAGCAGCGATGGGCGCCGGACAGCTGGGGCGCCAACCACCCGCTCGCGGTGCAGGCGCACATCCGGCACGGGCTGGACGAGGCCGACTACGGGTACTGGGGCTTCTCGCCCGCGTCGAACCCGTTCGGTGGGTACAACGCCTACGGCGTGGACGTGATCGGGATGCAGTCCGACGGCTACTTCTCCGACATCGAGGGCACCGACGTGGACGGCGGCTTCGGCGACTGCCGGGAGGGTGCCAACCCCGAGCCGGAGTTCGGCGACGGCGTGGTCACCCCGCACGCGGCCTTCCTCGCGATCCCGTACGCACCGCGGGAGGCGGTCGACAACCTCGCCGGCATCGAGGACGAGCTCGGCGCCTACGGGCCGGGCGGGTTCTTCGATTCCGTCGCCGTGAGCGGGACCGCCGCCGAGCGGTACCTCTCGCTCGACCAGGGCATGATCCTGGGCGCCCTCGGCAACGTGCTCGGTCACGACGCCCTGCACCGGTACTTCGCCCGCGGCGAGGTGGCGCAGGTGATCCGGCCCCTGATCGGGATGGAGGAGTTCTCCTCAGGGGTGTTCTGA
- a CDS encoding glycoside hydrolase family 1 protein, which yields MTAAETTQPLVFPDGFRWGAATAAHQIEGNNLNNDWWPREHAPGTSIAEPSGDACDSYHRYGEDITLLAELGLDTYRFSIEWSRIEPEEGFVSRAEIAHYQRMVEACQAAGLTPMVSLMHFTVPRWFADDGGWRSAKAVDRFRRFTELALPIVADGVPWVCTINEPNIAAMIAGGEDPANLVAYGLPAPDLAVADTLLACHRAAREVLAEHTSVASGWTVATQAFQPEPGCEDVAREYGHQRDDWYLEAVRGDDWVGVQAYTRTIIGPDGPRQVPDGVETTLTGWEYYPPALEIGVRSAWELTGGVPVFVTENGIATADDTRRIDYTAGALAGLHAAIADGVDVWGYLHWSALDNYEWASGFRPTFGLIGVDRQTFARTPKPSAAWLGEVARTNTLSTPAPQ from the coding sequence CGCAGCAGAAACCACCCAGCCACTGGTGTTCCCGGACGGGTTCCGCTGGGGCGCGGCCACGGCCGCCCACCAGATCGAGGGCAACAACCTCAACAACGACTGGTGGCCGCGCGAGCACGCCCCGGGCACCTCGATCGCCGAACCCAGTGGGGACGCGTGCGACTCCTACCACCGCTATGGCGAGGACATCACGCTGCTCGCCGAACTCGGCCTGGACACGTACCGGTTCTCGATCGAGTGGAGCCGCATCGAACCCGAGGAGGGCTTCGTCTCCCGCGCCGAGATCGCCCACTACCAGCGCATGGTCGAGGCCTGCCAGGCGGCCGGGCTGACCCCGATGGTCTCGCTGATGCACTTCACCGTGCCGCGCTGGTTCGCCGACGACGGCGGGTGGCGCTCCGCGAAGGCGGTGGACCGGTTCCGCCGGTTCACCGAGCTTGCGCTGCCCATCGTGGCCGACGGCGTCCCGTGGGTGTGCACGATCAACGAACCGAACATCGCAGCCATGATCGCCGGCGGCGAGGACCCGGCGAACCTGGTCGCCTACGGGCTGCCGGCGCCGGACCTGGCCGTCGCGGACACGCTGCTCGCCTGCCACCGGGCCGCCCGGGAGGTGCTCGCCGAGCACACCTCGGTCGCCTCCGGGTGGACCGTGGCGACCCAGGCGTTCCAGCCCGAGCCGGGCTGTGAGGACGTCGCCCGCGAGTACGGCCACCAGCGCGACGACTGGTACCTCGAGGCCGTCCGCGGCGACGACTGGGTGGGTGTCCAGGCCTACACCCGCACCATCATCGGACCGGACGGTCCGCGCCAGGTGCCCGACGGTGTCGAGACGACCCTGACCGGGTGGGAGTACTACCCGCCCGCGCTCGAGATCGGGGTGCGCTCCGCCTGGGAGCTGACCGGCGGGGTGCCGGTGTTCGTCACGGAGAACGGCATCGCCACCGCCGACGACACCCGCCGCATCGACTACACCGCCGGCGCGCTCGCCGGCCTGCACGCCGCCATCGCCGACGGCGTGGACGTCTGGGGCTACCTGCACTGGAGCGCCCTCGACAACTACGAGTGGGCCAGCGGCTTCCGGCCCACGTTCGGGCTGATCGGGGTGGACCGGCAGACGTTCGCGCGCACCCCGAAGCCGAGTGCCGCCTGGCTGGGGGAGGTGGCCCGCACCAACACGCTGAGCACGCCAGCGCCGCAGTGA